The genomic stretch GGGAGAAGCAAAAGGATTATGGCTGTGTCGTATAGTTCCTGAATCCAGCATTTCTTGAATCATCTTTTCCACCACATCTTTTTGTAAGCTGGAGTGTCTGTAGGGCTGGAGGTTTACTGGATCACTACCCTCCTTCAAAGGTATCTGGTGATCATGGCTGCGAGGAGGTGGCAGGTGTTTAGGTTCCTCAAAAATTTCTGGGTAGCTCTCTTGTAAGGCTGCCAAACCATTGTGGTGAAAGGCACAGGGCTGTAACTTGGTAGACATTGGCTGGTCTTCAGTACTTGTACTATCAATGCTGTGTAGGCTGCCTAAGTTTATTTCGGCTATCAAGTTGATGTTACATAGCAGGCCATTGAGTTGTTCTATTTGAATAGTCTCCACTGGTCTCGGTTTGTCCCCCTTAATACACACTTCCTGACCTTGCCACATAAATGCCATCCACATTTCTTCATAATTGCAAACAATGGTCTTAAGTTTGGCTAACAACTGGATGCCTAGAATCATATCACAATTTTGGAGTTCCAGTGTGTACACATCAGTTTCGAAAGACACTCCTTGCATTGACCATTGGAAATTTTTGCACACGGAAGAACAAGTCATGAGTCCCCCGTCAGCTACTTGGACAGTCAAGGCTTTTATGCTGGTGAGTCTACAATGTAATCTGGCTGCCACTTGGTTGCTAATGAAGTTATGGGTGCTGCCTGAATCTACCAAGATAAATAAGGGTTGTTTGTCTACCCTGCCCGTGACTTTTAAGGTATTCAGCCCTACTACCCCTTCCAAGGCATTAAGAGAAAGATGTGGGTTAAGAATGTTATGTTCCTCTTCCATCACCCCGTCCCCGTCACtactctcttcctcttcttcaacAACACACAGGGAGTATAGCCTTTTGTTCTAGCATCGATGGCCAGGAACAAATTTTTCATCACACCAGAAACATAGACCTTTAGCCCTTCTCTCATCTAAGTCCTTGTTTCTGATAGGTCTAGTGGTTCTATTGACTGGGTTGGTGTTATAGGATGGGGGAATGGGTAGCAGACCATGGGAAAATGGTTTAGAGGTGTTGCTAGAAGTTCCTGGTAAGGTTTTGCTGTAACTGGTAGGAGTGTATGGTTTATTTTGATGAGCATATGCAGCCGGTTGATAGGTTTGTTTGCTAGGATTTGAGCTGTAACGCCGGTGAGTAAGTGTATTGTCTTGTAAACAGGCAAGTGTGTAAGCTTGTTTGAGAGTTTTTGGTTCAAAcattttaatcaaattcttGACCTCCACCTCTAATCCTCCTATAAAAAATACCAGTGCATTTTTTTCAGAAATCTCTGATCGGTTCCACAGAATATCAAAGTCTTTTATGTAAGTCTCCAAGTAGTTTTTCTGTTTCAATTCAATGAGTTCTTCCAATGGATTTCTTTCCCCACCAAACCTACAACATAAGGCTTCTACATATTCTGGCTAAGGTACTATCTGTCCCCCTAGACTCCTCATGAAATTCTGGTGCCAGCATAAAGCCATGTCATCCAAGTAGTAAGAGGCCAATTTGAGCTTATCATGCTCTACAACTTCTTCCACATCAAAGTATTGATTGCATTTATAAATCCATTTGAGTACATCATTTCCCTTAAAAACAAGGAACTCTCTTTTTGGCCTACGTATAGAGTAGTAGGGAGGTGTACCTTCATTGTTTCCATTGATCTTAACAGAAAAATCTCTCGCAGTAGTGTACTGAGGTGCAGGTGGTGGTTGATGAGGCACCTGGTGGGGATTGGTTTCACTAGTAAAGAGTTGGGTGTTCTGTAAGACTGAATCTACACGAAAGACAAGGGCATCAAGGACCTCCTTAAGCTTGTGGAAGCGTATATTGGTATCTGCCCTGGTGTCATTAAGTTTTTGTTGTATCTGATCATATGTTTGAGCCTGCTCCGGATTGCTGTGTTCATCTGTCTTCCTGGCATCTTGGGACCTCGTCTTTGGTGGCATTGTTGAGTCGAAAGATgctgctctgataccatttgGAGCAACTTTTTAGGCTTATGAATGTTTGAACTTAATATCACTATCAATGTCAGTGATCTATAAGATTTTGATAACAATGATAGGAAGCAAGGGATGCAACTTCACAGTTTCTGGTGAAGAATATAGAAGAACAAGTGAGAGGAAGAAAGAGAGCTAGAAAGGGTGTTCCGAAGATCAAGAAATTTGTTATTTCATTCTATATTTCATGTCCTCTGTTAGTAACATATTTCCATTATATATAACAGTTTTCCTTCTTCCTATGACTATAAGCATGTGGCTTTTACCATTGAAATATTAAACGCATAATACTGGCTATAACTGAAATATCAAAACGCACCGTTTGACTAAACTGTATTTTAAATTTCCCTCCTCTGATTCTACGTGTAACAGTGAGTTAGCACAGCACTGCGGCCCTGCCCTTTTTTCTTGGTTCAACACAGCAAAAGAGAACAGTAGAGAGATGGTGATCAGTGACTGATTGAAGGCAAAGATTCAAGAAAGGTGTGGATATAAAATTCAACTAGTCACTCTCAATATTATCTCAACTATttatacaattttaattttaccatcaAACTTCAGGAATTCAGGCCTGTTTAACATTGAGCAGTGTTGACAAGCTATGAAACAGACACCACACAGACAAACAGGAATAGACAAATCATCGCCATGAGCCAGTTTCAACCCTCCTATCATCTACCCTCTAAAAATCCAATTGTGTCCAGAACTCtcactttctttctttgctCATGGAGAAATCTCTTTTAAGTCGCTCTTCGTTCTTCGCTAAAGTCCTCTCTGAGTGTAGGTCAACACTAGGCCATCCAGCCCACCATTTCCATTCACCTAATCTACTCAAATAACACCAAGCCCCATAACACTTTTCGATCCAGGCTGTTTAAAGTACAATCTATCAGTGCGAGGGCAAAGACCAAACAAAgataagtaaataaaagaaacagGAGGAAAGAAGGAACGCGTGAAAGGAGGTCAAAAAGCATCGAAGAGCCATCTTTATTCAAGTTTAACGTAGTGCGAGCATAATAAAACTGCATGATTTCTCTGCAATTCAACATACGCGGGCAAATTTCTAGTTTCTACTCATTTGACATATTTGGCAAACCACTCCATCAAGTTTCCATGGGCCTCCTCTGCACTCTTCACGGCAGCTTCATCTTCAACATCGTACCTCACTGTCCATCCATGAGCAACCTTTGGAAATATCTTCACAAAGCTATCAACCTGTAAAGAAACATTCCAACATGTAAAGAAGTGGATGTCATAGGTGTTCCAAAGTAAACAAAGAACAAATACGGATGGAAAAGTAGAGATTGAAAGTGCTGAATGCTAACCAATAAAGAATACATCAGTTCCAcaggaaaaacaatttatgtgtGCAATAAAAATGTGATTGGTATTAGGTTAGGATCACCACTATCTTATATTTTGGATAGAAAACATTAGGTTCATCTGGGACGAAGGCCTACATATTTAATTGTGTACATGTATCAATGATAAACCATTTAAGAGCCACAAACTACACGGATTATTTTTCCCTAGTACATTGAGATTTGGTAGCCAGattgagggggggggggggggaattccAATGGAATTCAACAGTTTTGCTACAAATTCCTAATTTGTATGTCTTATCATACTACTACctaggaaaacaaaaataaagataaattccTGTGGAATTCCACAGTTTTGCTACAAATTTCTAGTTTGTGTGTCTTTTCATGTTACTACATaggacaagaaaaataaataaatgaaaggcCACCAGCTCTGAAATGCTGCTACAAAGTTATCATTTGCCTGTCTTACATATCATAGTGCTGCCTGAAGAAACTAATGAAAGACTATCCAGTAACTAGGATCACAGGAAAACGTTACAAAAGGCACTTGATATATTAGAGAAAGGTATTGTCTTCTTACCTCAGATTTACTAGCTAAAACCTCTTCAAACTGTTTCAAGAGCGCTGGTGGAGACATTTGATCTATCTCAGCTCCTAGTATTGAAATAGGAACCTTAAACTCTGCAAGTGGTTCCAAACATTATTAGTTGCTAAAAAGCTGCATATGATAGGAATTGATCAGCTTGAGAATTGATTCTCGGTAGCTTGACAAGCTGCCACCTTCAAGGCAGACCAGCATTATATGGAGAAAATTTTGTCTAGTAGCATGATAGAAAAATTTATTACTTGAAGATATGAAAAATAGAATGCAAGTTAACATAAATCGCATCCAATAAAGTACGAAATGGACTTCATAGCAAAAAGATAGCAGAAAATCTCAGAAAGATGGGAACCCTGCAATGATTCATATATGGACACCCACACACACATTTCGTACAAAATacaattgagttatttttttgaagcTACTTCAAAATGCAAAGTGTAACATGCAAAACACTAACTGAGAGAAGCACGTAGCCTGAGAATCTTTAACTCGGAAATCCATACCCTTGAAGTCGTCTACAGTAACAAATGAGGGATGACACAGaacagcagctttgatgaaagCAGAAGATTTTCCTAGTTCAACAACCACCTTGGCTGAGAAGAAATCATAATACCAAATCAGCGAGCTCCATTCATAGCTTAATACAAAGCAAAATAGAGGATTAGTGAATTCAATTGATTTCTAGTTGAAGATGTGGTTTCTAGCATACATGACAGTCTTCACATAAGAAAAAGATGTCCTACCACCCCAACAAAAGCCCACAGCCCCAACTGCAGATACACCTTTAGTATTCAAAGCTTCAATCACAGGTTTTGCATCTTCAAATCCCTTATGCTGTCAAAAATGGAAACAGGCTAAGatgttaaaaaattgaattggtGCACAATtaatgcaggaaaaaaaaatgcattccaATGTGAATcacttcaaatttcaaatgtTGTTAAAGATTGGAATGATAGCAAGGCAGTCAGAATACACATAACTCTTGCAAGCAATGATGACATCATCAAAGCAGGTGAAAGATTCTAGATAGAATTCATGCAACTTCAAATGTGAAATTTACAAGAAGCCTGTGGAATTTGATGTTCAACAAAACCATAGCAGAGAATCGATGTAGCATAAGGATCTCCAAAAACTAACCGCGCCGTGATCCTTTAACCAAACTTGAATGGGTCTCTCGGCATTGTCACGAGCAAAAGGATCTCCATAAAAGAAGTCAGGGACTACAGCATAGAATCCAGCAGCTGCAATCTTGTCTGCAAGTTTCCTTCACGGTATGAAGAAGCTGCCATTAGGTCGCACTAGTGTGCAAAATTATCAAACAGCACACCACACAGGTATACCCAGAAACACAACGAACCACAGTATCACCATTCTAAACAAAGATATAACAACAAATCTAAATGCTTCTTTCCTTAACACACCACGCAGAGTATAAACTCCCCTTCCAATACAGTTGGTAGTGAAACTTGCTAGTTAGCCAGCAAGCCATTGTCAAGTACAGAAGCAGGTATCGATAATGGGCATTCTTAAATATCTTTAACCAGATTATAGTTTTCAGAAATTCATATTGAACTAActcagaaaacaaaaagaaaatgcaaacaCAAATCAAATACGTTAGACGAGTAATGCATCGCGCAGCTATATTTGGAATTTTTTACACCAAATGACCTTTGAAAATCATGGCCACGCAGAAAATCCATaatatatccttttcttttccgaagttttatttaatatttttttcttcttcaatagaTCCATTGTAACTCTAATAATTTAACTAGCATCATGGTTAGCTTTGAGTCACAAGATTGACATACAAAAGAATTTGCAAAACAAATAGTAAGCATCtcaaataaattgtgttttctaGGTACTACAAACAAGAGGGTCATGAcacatcaaaaaaagaaaagaaaaggatgatcAACCATACCTCAAGTTCGGCGCTTCATATCCTGCAGATCAAGCCATAAATGTAGGATTAGATCACAATAATCAAGACAATGGAAGTCAAAccctaaaacaacaacaaaaacgaaaaaagaaacaaccttgACGCAgctttaaataagattttcttGGGGGCGAATGATAGCTTACCATAAACATCAGAGACAAGAAGAATGGCAAGTTTAGAGTCAGGAGAGCCAGAGACATAAGAGTCAAGGCCACCAACTTTCTCAACATGGCCAGCTCCACTGCTTGGGTTGAGGGTTGGTGGGTGAGCACAGCACTGAGGCCCTGccattttttcttgattcaacACAGCAACGGAGAACAGTAAAGAGATGATAATCAGTGAGTGATGGACGTCTAAGATTCAAGAAAGGTATAGTGAAAGCCTTTTTGAGGTATAGGACCTTTCCACTTGTCACTCTCAAATATGAACTATCCTATTCGCGTCATCTCTTACGTTactatttcttcctttttctttttctttttctttttctttttcaaccttTAAAATTACCCTTTCACAagagtttttgaaaaacatttagttttttttttaattttttaaattattttaatatattagtatcaaaaatacattttttaaaataaaatataccactaaacaatttataatatgattttagtttcaaactttaagaaattctcaattaaggaattctattcattttaagacatttaatctatattattgtcatatattttttaaaaaaaaataagtatattttaaatgtttttttattaaaaaaattgaagcataaattaaaaattttaggaatacatttatttaaataaattcaggagcatctataataataaatgtaaaaaaaatgttaatacaTTTATTCAACTaagtcaaataaattattttcaacgtAAAACAATAATCATGCATgtgttgttaatatatttttttgacatcaagaaaaaaaaatatataactataACTTTAAAAGTTGAtacttaaatataataaaacaaaataataattatatgtatACACTTTACTCTGACCTAGGTCTTGAGAGTGTAATaatcttgtaaaaaataaatcggGATGGATTaatcatacaaaaataaacacaaaatataTCACAAAgaccaattcaaaataaaaaataaaaaaatgattttgaaaacaaaataaacatgtttttaaaaagtatatatatataaatgaaaatatattgattgaCAAGGGTTTTGTGGCCCAACCTATCAAACCTGCGGCTAGACGAACTctattaagtttaataaattttttactaaatatataattaaaaaatgaaaacaaaataataaaacaaggaaaaactaatgggaaaaaaaagatcATGCCTAAGTGCATTGATCTGGCTCCAGAGGCCCCGTGCTCTAGAGCCTTTACAAAACTAGGCTCGTACGCCTGAGCCTCTCCACCCATGCCGACGTGATTaggcttatttattttatagaaaaaaagatttgtaaGGGGTCAATGAATTGTCATccatctctttaaaaaaataatataaagtagATGATACGTTATTTATCAACACAAAATCTGGCTAATAAAGTCTTTCcgcttttattaaataataataataataataataataataataataataatgtagcTCCTcgtcaattaattttataatctagCTCCCCTACTTAAACCTACTTCCATTAAcatatatactaaaataattaaatttttttctaggtATTTCACTATTTATATGAATGACGAAACATCtcagaattattattttttattttgaaactttttttcccttttcaatcGAGTCATTTTATAATCtaattagataaatttaaacttgaaattatagaaaaataacacCGAATTGAAAGATAgatgattgaaaattataacaCGAAGAAGATACATGACTCACTCTAAatttgtgataatttttatttttgtccaaaattttattttattaattttgtagtCCTTGtgtgagagaggagagagagaaagtcataggaaaaaaaaagcaaaagagaaaagaaaatggttggTTGTCACTTGTCATTGTTATTACCTATTTTTGGACACCATATAGATATacagaaaatacaaaataaataaaaaggttggaaaaaaaatatatatacattaatGGGAAGAACATGGATAATGTCCATAAATTTGTCAAAGACTAGTTGATAATGATCAAAATACCTAAATTTACAATTCAATTTTAACTAATGAAGACcctattaacaagaaaaattcaattcagggaaaaaaaattcaaaattagatatttaagaACTTAATTGGAATTTTTCCAGGTTTAATTGAGTTTATCGAGGGcctaattgcaaaaaaaaaaattaaagtcattttgggctttaatttaaagaaattaaagtttgggggTCAAAATGCagttttaaagaattaatttggtcaaattagtggcttaattgcataaatattgaagtttgattagCAATTAggaacttgattgaagaaattcaaaactaagGACCAAACCAAAAAAGGCACGTTAATACAAGGgtcaaaattgattaaattggggaccaaatttaaaaaattaaaagtttaatagtTGATTAAGGGTCAATTTTCTTAAATCAGGAACCAAGGATCTAATTGAAAAAGATGCTAAATTTAGggttgataattgagtttattaggggtgaaattgtataaaaattaaaagttgaaaggCAATCATAAGTGCAATTAAAAACAGTTGGAAGAaaatggattaaattgaaatttatcaaaatcttaaattaaaaaccctaatttttagggtttagccTAGACGACGCATCATTCGGGCACTGTGTATCTTCTTCTTTGATGGTTTTAGTTGATCGAGTAGGCAGTTTCAGGCAAATGAATGTAATGTTTTTTACCACCTCATGAGTTGTAACCATCACCATTCGACTGAGAAACATCTCCTTTACAAAAATCAGCTACTTCCATTAAATATTTGCATCTCATTTTCTCTAATGATCTTAGCAACATATTGTCACTGATTAGCCTCATTGCATTGATCAGCCTTACTATATTAGCAAATTCTAGGTTGATCGAGATGGCACCTTCAAGCAAATTGATGTGAAGCTACAAACCTTTAAATCGAGTAAGGTTAGATCGAAACGAAAAATGTGCACCCCCTCTACCAATTTCAAGTGGTCTTCAACGATGATGATGTTGGAGTTGCTCTAACGAAGACTTGAAAGTGGCTGACTCGGTTATTAATGGGTGTGATATTTATTTCACAAAACAactaatctttttttatgtgttcACAATTTAAGCCTTCTCAATCAGTTCTTATCAAAAGTTGGTCATGTTTCTCTTAAGAtcaaaaggcaaaaaaacaagctttttggtcttaaagtttaaaaaaaccatcaaaatctTCAAAACTAAGTTTGTTACAAAACCACCATTGTAAAACCAATATAGGTACATATTTTAGAACTATAAAACATACCTAAGACTCCTATTTTGATTAAAAGGCCAAGTTTTGATTAAGAAGgatcaatatttgattaaatcCATCAAAATCTTAGCTCGAAACCCTATAAATACCTTTCAAAAATCAAGGCAGAGGGGTAGCaatgaggagagagagaaaaaaaggaagatagGATAAAGGGATTCCAAGTATGAAAGTTTAAGAGCCTGGTACAAAAATTTTCTTAACTTTGAGAGAAAATAGTAAGCTTGGGAAAGAAAAGGCAACAACCATTATAAGAGCTTAAAAGGTATAAAAAACTATTCTTATCTAGCTGGTGATGTCCATAAGGCACACATCTAGTTCATTACATGTTTCAATGATgttttgaacttgtttttttgtGATACATGATATTGATCTTGTATTTTGATTAATGCATGAAATGTTGTATTTCTTTgctaattttaattcaaattgttTGTTACAGTTTAATGAATGTTTtggaatattttgatatttattttgctGAAATAAAATGGTTTTTGTATACTGCCGGCAATaggtgtttgatattttttttgtttattagtgTATGATCTTGGTCCCTAAGCTTGATTTGGTCCCAAGTTTGTTTAAAGAGTtagttttgaattgaaatttgttgttgttgctggcTGTCATTTGGGTGGAATTTAATGCataattttgatgatttgatgttatttattagtttttttattcaactatgTTTGGTATTAATAATGTGGTTTGTAAGAACAAAAAATTGTGTTTAAAGACCTAGAAGGCCATTTCTAGGGTTTAACAGTGTGCTGGGTTTTTCTGGGTTGATGGAGAGTGTTTTTTGTGTATTGGGGAAGAACATTGCTATAGATCTATTATTTGGACCACTTTTGGTCTATTTATTTGCACTAAACACTTCGTGATACTTAATTAGTTAATAATCTAGAGTTTATTGACATCAATAACAAGTTTTAATAGGTTTTAATTATAGAATTTCGGTTTAAAACCATAATCtattttgatcaaatcatgATGATTTTTTGATAATCGAAGTGAATGGATGATAGATTATTAATCTTTGCATCATTCACAATATGTTTATGGCCTTGTTTTGATCATATCTGGTCTAGTTGGAGAGTCATATTGTTGGAATTGATATAAATGTTCTTCatgtattcattttttttcttcatttgatctgttttttgtcaaatatttttttagtttttttattttttaaagtttaattcattttaagttttgattttgtttggttttcggGTTAACTTAGTAGTTTTTCATTCAGTTTATAATCGAAGCAAAGGTTTTGGATCAACGTGGTTGGGTCAAATGGCTAAAGCTTCGTTTAACTTGCAATGTTTTtgctatggtttttttttttattttttttttatttttttttgtaaatgggTGTGTTTGAAAAACACCCCTTAAACTAGTTTTAGGtagttttatttcaagaaaaataggttttttttttcgaataaagcctaaataaataaaataataaaaaatattttctttttttcattgtatatggccaaaaatcctaaaaattatttgagtattttttaaaaaaaatctaaaatattttggcatgttttaaaaatattgcatggattttataacaagtttgtaaaattcctAAAGATTTTGGCCTATATTTcaacaatattaaaaacttatttttgacaaaaaaatattatccactTTTAATATAAGGATGAAAAACCTAAAAGgggttaatatctaaaatattattagagataataatttattattactcACTCGAACATAAGGATACAAAAAACTTGTACGAGGTTAATATCTagaatattattgaaaataatacaaCTCATTCACTcataatataaggataaaaaaaaaactgtaaaaacttttatctgaaatattatttggaatgatgtaatagataaaaattatttctttctttttttaccttaaagAAACCTCAACTATAATTGAGGATATTTCACCATTCTGGATCAAGTTCTTGACTTAGAAAACTAAGATTTATTCATCGTAGCAAACTCGTcatcataaactaataaaaatagaaacatcaTCAGACaatagtaaaaacaaaatggtGTAGCCTGCCTTAGATAGGGCCTATTAAGGGTGTTAATATCTTCTCTTTACACAACTAGTTTCTTGTCTAGAATCTCTAAAAGATTAGTTAAGGTTTCTAATAACTATAATATTAGGTAATGGCTTTCTAAATCAACCAAAGACCCTTCCAGAACACCGCTCGGAAAATATTGCCGCGATGTCGTGCTCCCACGAGGAGGGTACAATTGTCATGAATTTGACAATCAAAAAGGCCAATCTTAGTGTTAAAGGGTttcatttaacaaaagaaattgaataatgatgattttttcctCTAAAAATGTTAGAAAATGGTAGATCatattcaattttgatttttaagattcaattagttttcatatttttgaGTAATTCTTTTTAccgtccttattattttttgtaaaatttatatccggttatttttcaaataatgtaaattttaattattatataattaaataaaaatatttcaaaaaattgatgCAATTAAATCAAGTCAAGTCCATGACTTGAGTCGCtaatttgacatgttaaattATGTTAACTCAGATcgatcaaaaaatattattatcttgatattttttaaaaaaattacttcataTACATGAGtttattgttaaaatttcaCTGCACTTTTTTTTACATCTAAAAATAGTGGTACGACTCATGACAAAATGTGAACCAATTAGTATAGTTTAGACATACATGCAAAATGCATAAAAGCATCCGAACTTGACATCCCATGAATAACAATGACAATACACATTCAACATTATACCTTGACAAAAATGCTCCCAGgctatgaaaacaaaaattaatgtttaaaaaaataaagatgaatttcaattttattttttttaaaaaaaaaaaacccaaagtcCTTGATTACTGTAAAAACACCagagaaatttcaaaaatcagaaaaaaaaaaaaaaaaagggtttagcAAAGGTAATTTTATGGGCTGGTGAATAACTC from Populus alba chromosome 8, ASM523922v2, whole genome shotgun sequence encodes the following:
- the LOC118061094 gene encoding endo-1,3;1,4-beta-D-glucanase, with the protein product MAGPQCCAHPPTLNPSSGAGHVEKVGGLDSYVSGSPDSKLAILLVSDVYGYEAPNLRKLADKIAAAGFYAVVPDFFYGDPFARDNAERPIQVWLKDHGAHKGFEDAKPVIEALNTKGVSAVGAVGFCWGAKVVVELGKSSAFIKAAVLCHPSFVTVDDFKEFKVPISILGAEIDQMSPPALLKQFEEVLASKSEVDSFVKIFPKVAHGWTVRYDVEDEAAVKSAEEAHGNLMEWFAKYVK